The Alosa sapidissima isolate fAloSap1 chromosome 5, fAloSap1.pri, whole genome shotgun sequence genome has a window encoding:
- the si:dkeyp-69c1.9 gene encoding uncharacterized protein si:dkeyp-69c1.9 isoform X2, which produces METTSERAFCPRPVAERQQRTEKKNMLQSSIQLEGEHSFTTTHREDFRVEDFQPYSPLALRQKTPRWERRGMTKEMEHVTFYQQDFPPPLHTLRKATPAVPHPDNLGINPSLRGEFLTIQKETYPGWAVTEASRPHQRHILSPGTPPPGGHEVKTPARTEENIPHTGSKAPQSKTVSVQT; this is translated from the exons ATGGAGACCACAAGCGAGAGGGCTTTCTGTCCGAGACCTGTCGCAGAGAGGCAGCAGAGGACAGAGAAGAAGAACATGCTTCAGTCCAGCATCCAGCTTGAAG GTGAGCACAGCTTCACGACAACTCACCGTGAGGATTTCCGGGTCGAGGACTTCCAGCCGTATTCACCTCTAGCGTTACGGCAGAAAACGCcaagatgggagaggagaggcatgACAAAGGAAATGGAGCATGTCACCTTTTATCAGCAGGACTTTCCACCCCCTCTGCACACACTTCGAAAGGCAACCCCTGCGGTTCCCCACCCTGATAACCTTGGCATAAACCCCTCTCTCAG GGGTGAGTTCCTAACGATCCAAAAGGAGACTTACCCTGGTTGGGCCGTAACGGAGGCCAGCAGACCACACCAGAGGCACATACTCAGTCCTGGCACTCCACCTCCTGGTGGACATGAG GTCAAGACACCCGCTCGGACAGAAGAGAATATTCCACACACAGGATCGAAGGCTCCACAGAGCAAAACTGTCAGTGTGCAAACATGA
- the lrrc32 gene encoding transforming growth factor beta activator LRRC32 — translation MGASFWLILVVVNDVAAFMPPQQSSPCEVVQMDVFCNDKNLRSIPDKLPPGIKKLDLSRNLLQNLTQEVLAVYTSVHHLNLHSNKIHFIQPGIFKALTNLQVLDLSRNNLDAFAALKKDVGRLTSVESLDLSDNGLYTGMSDYFLRDAPALMNLSLDGNSLTKIDKSTFAGSSALKKINLHNNVILEIKEGAFESLSNLSELDLSMNSITCITDFNLSQLKLLNLSKNSLELFQAIDIDTEYELLYLDLRENKIPYFPVLPKMNRLMYLDLSRNRLRGVNISDTAEESSFKDQDGLSKSISQQDLSQLLYLDMSFNQIRSLPSFFFDRMMLLETLNISNNCLETFSVGHETPLNSLKTLDLSFNAMQNLSFEHNTLLSLESLYLQGNYLSSLDSSIFSRLPHIRELHLQQNYLTICESQPQVSHGCVSFASMPTLQYLSLSVNSLEVVPQYAFYGSPLQVLDLAGNPGISIHKYAFWGLETSLTLLTLKENHLQSLNTDLSVLINLRFVDLSINRLTSLPLLNKDSSIEFLNLRNNSLVTLEYNTVVVLEGTLKTLYVSSNPLSCCSNPRFLNMVQASNVKIPDLASVTCLDSKNVEINIANVLQDHCKTLDSKSLNILIVVVTSVGLIVVLVVAFKLCHMKRRRHSSSFKA, via the exons ATGGGGGCTAGTTTCTGGCTTATTTTGGTTGTTGTCAATGACGTGGCTGCCTTCATGCCTCCACAGCAATCTTCACCATGTGAAGTG GTCCAGATGGATGTTTTTTGCAATGACAAGAATTTAAGAAGCATTCCTGACAAACTACCCCCTGGCATTAAAAAACTTGATCTTTCCCGGAATCTGCTCCAGAATCTCACACAGGAAGTCTTGGCTGTCTACACCAGCGTTCACCATCTTAACCTTCATTCCAACAAGATTCATTTCATCCAACCAGGTATCTTCAAGGCCCTTACCAATCTTCAAGTCCTGGATCTTTCACGGAATAACCTGGATGCTTTTGCTGCACTAAAAAAAGATGTGGGGCGCCTGACCTCTGTGGAGAGCCTTGATTTATCTGACAATGGGTTGTACACAGGCATGAGCGACTATTTTCTGCGAGATGCACCAGCATTGATGAACTTATCTCTAGATGGCAACAGCCTCACAAAAATAGACAAGAGCACTTTTGCTGGATCTTCAGCACTCAAAAAAATTAATCTGCACAATAATGTAATTCTGGAGATTAAGGAGGGTGCATTTGAATCCTTGAGTAACCTCTCTGAACTGGACTTGTCTATGAACTCTATTACATGCATCACTGACTTTAATCTCTCCCAACTTAAATTGCTGAACCTCAGCAAAAACAGTCTGGAGCTCTTTCAAGCCATTGATATAGACACAGAATATGAACTCCTTTACCTAGATTTAAGGGAAAATAAAATACCTTACTTTCCCGTTCTTCCCAAGATGAACAGGCTTATGTACCTTGATTTGTCTAGAAACCGTCTGAGAGGTGTTAATATTTCGGACACTGCTGAAGAGAGCTCATTTAAAGATCAGGATGGATTAAGTAAGAGCATCAGTCAACAGGATTTATCACAGCTCCTTTACTTAGATATGAGCTTCAATCAAATAAGATCTttgccatctttttttttcGATCGCATGATGTTACTCGAGACACTCAATATTAGCAATAATTGTTTAGAGACCTTCAGTGTCGGTCATGAAACCCCTTTAAATTCATTGAAAACCCTTGACCTCAGTTTTAACGCGATGCAAAACCTCTCTTTCGAGCACAACACACTTCTCTCATTAGAGAGTTTGTACTTACAAGGCAATTATTTGAGCTCATTGGACTCAAGTATATTCTCCAGACTTCCTCACATAAGAGAACTGCATCTTCAGCAGAACTACCTAACAATCTGCGAATCTCAGCCTCAGGTTAGCCATGGATGTGTCTCATTTGCTTCCATGCCAACACTTCAGTATTTGTCACTCTCTGTAAACAGCCTTGAGGTTGTGCCCCAGTATGCATTCTATGGCAGTCCCCTACAGGTACTGGATCTGGCAGGGAATCCAGGCATATCTATTCACAAGTATGCATTCTGGGGTTTAGAAACATCACTGACTCTTCTGACTTTGAAGGAAAATCATCTTCAAAGCCTTAATACTGACCTATCTGTTTTAATCAACCTCAGGTTTGTTGATTTGTCCATCAATAGGTTAACATCCCTTCCCTTGTTAAACAAAGACTCATCGATTGAATTCCTGAATCTACGAAACAACAGTCTGGTTACCCTAGAATATAACACAGTAGTTGTTTTGGAAGGCACGCTGAAAACTCTTTACGTCAGTTCAAATCCCCTTAGCTGCTGCAGTAATCCCAGGTTCCTCAACATGGTTCAGGCATCCAATGTGAAGATTCCTGATCTCGCTAGTGTCACATGTCTGGACTCAAAGAATGTGGAGATCAATATCGCTAATGTGTTGCAGGACCACTGCAAGACACTGGACAGTAAAAGCTTGAACATCCTCATTGTTGTGGTCACCTCTGTGGGATTGATTGTGGTATTAGTTGTAGCTTTTAAACTCTGTCAcatgaagaggaggagacatAGCAGTAGCTTTAAGGCATGA
- the c1qc gene encoding complement C1q subcomponent subunit C — MFGCSILGVSLVLCLSPMVSLEPCTSGGTPGMPGIPGPPGYDGRNGLKGEKGNPGTAMQSGLAMGQKGQKGDPGFKGKPGKIGKSGIPGLPGVPGPVGPRGDPAEAEHADSALVSAFSIRRATAVKPERGIPVRFTSVITNINDHYDTETGKFGCQISGTYYFVYHASSSLKALCVSIMLDGQRLAAFCDHMVNTHTQQVSSGGLAVYVKKGQHVWLETDHNNGMYVMEGKGDSVFSGFLVYAH, encoded by the exons ATGTTTGGCTGTAGTATCCTGGGAGTGTCTCTGgtgctgtgtctctctcccatgGTGTCTCTGGAACCCTGCACCTCTGGGGGAACACCTGGTATGCCTGGCATCCCTGGCCCCCCAGGATACGATGGCAGGAATGGGCTGAAGGGGGAAAAGGGCAATCCAG GGACGGCCATGCAATCAGGGCTTGCCATGGGACAGAAGGGGCAGAAAGGGGACCCTGGTTTTAAGGGGAAACCCGGAAAGATTGGCAAGAGTGGAATACCAGGCCTCCCTGGTGTGCCAGGCCCGGTTGGACCGCGAGGGGACCCAGCAGAGGCTGAGCATGCTGATTCTGCCCTGGTGTCCGCCTTCAGCATCCGGCGTGCCACCGCTGTCAAGCCCGAGAGAGGCATCCCCGTGCGTTTCACATCGGTCATCACCAACATCAATGACCACTACGACACTGAAACGGGCAAATTTGGCTGCCAGATTTCAGGCACGTACTACTTTGTGTaccatgcatcctcctctctgaAGGCTCTTTGTGTCAGCATCATGCTAGATGGGCAAAGGCTGGCAGCCTTCTGTGATCACATggtaaacactcacactcagcagGTGAGCTCAGGTGGGCTCGCTGTGTACGTAAAGAAAGGGCAGCATGTGTGGCTGGAGACCGACCACAACAATGGAATGTACGTAATGGAGGGAAAGGGAGACAGTGTATTTTCAGGCTTCTTGGTCTACGCACATTGA
- the mpzl1l gene encoding myelin protein zero-like 1 like has translation MDLRFITRRHYSLLLCGVIIYLIYGTLLVTAIEVYAPEDAFFENGTTGTLKCSFKSKEVVSSGASVTWSFAPEGATDNPTSFFYYTGGKSYPGSLAQFEKRVNWVGDLNKKDASIQVAQMQFSDNGTYWCDVKNPPDITGSASHIKVRVVIKESLPQTSPAIIAVGVIAAVICLIVIAVVTYFIIRRQEPSHGYDGCNSNDTISSQTLRQGKKAESSMESSRCSSPSAPVQGPVIYAQLDHSGNKNSSAFHKVEPVVYADIRKN, from the exons ATGGATCTCAGATTCATAACCAGAAGACACTACAGTCTCTTACTATGTGGGGTCATAATATATCTTATCTACG GTACGCTTTTGGTCACGGCTATTGAGGTGTATGCCCCTGAAGACGCATTCTTTGAAAATGGGACCACAGGAACGCTTAAATGTTCTTTCAAATCAAAAGAAGTTGTCAGCAGTGGAGCTTCAGTTACTTGGTCTTTTGCACCGGAAGGAGCAACAGACAACCCAACTTCA TTCTTCTATTATACTGGTGGCAAGTCATACCCAGGATCTCTTGCACAGTTTGAAAAACGAGTAAATTGGGTAGGAGACCTAAACAAAAAAGACGCATCAATTCAAGTTGCCCAGATGCAATTCAGTGACAATGGCACATACTGGTGTGATGTGAAAAACCCACCAGATATAACAGGATCAGCTTCACATATAAAAGTTAGGGTTGTTATAAAAG AATCCCTACCTCAAACCAGCCCAGCTATTATTGCAGTTGGAGTGATAGCAGCGGTTATATGTCTGATTGTCATTGCAGTTGTCACTTATTTCATCATTAGGAGGCAGGAGCCAAGTCATGGCTATGATGG CTGCAACTCCAATGACACCATTAGCTCCCAAACCCTACGTCAAGGAAAGAAGGCAGAGTCCAGTATGGAGAGTTCAAGGTGTAGCAGCCCATCGGCTCCTGTTCAG GGGCCGGTGATTTATGCTCAACTTGATCACTCTGGCAACAAGAACTCATCTGCATTCCACAAGGTGGAGCCAGTGGTCTATGCTGACATCCGTAAAAACTAG
- the LOC121710003 gene encoding NHL repeat-containing protein 3-like, translating into MTAVPTESMKTSDPRMMLQLLILCTIALGTDCQQSGRPLFKLDVSWPKYTEDFSGEAFGVAVNHVTGLVYVAQRGENVAKVLVFNVDGDFIQAWNTTTLEMPHGIFLANAHSNPSVWITDVGTGPYGHTVKQYTPSGKLLQILGTPGKAGSGVNPLQFDQPAEIFVHASGEIYIVDGDGGMNNRLIKLSQDLQVVWVHGEKGQELGQFYIPHSVAVDSYQRVWVADRGNKRIQVFNSITGDWLGTWGSCFSEDGPYSVRQTSNQKYFVVVLLNSSQITLLEAPPIGGIGQCHVVSVIQLADDVKPHLVDINLKTGALYVAEIGAQQVQKFVPYTLDGNTGTHFRA; encoded by the exons ATGACAGCGGTACCGACCGAGAGTATGAAAACATCGGATCCACGCATGATGCTGCAACTGTTAATT TTGTGTACGATTGCATTAGGAACAGATTGTCAACAATCGGGAAGGCCTCTGTTTAAACTGGATGTGTCCTGGCCTAAGTACACTGAGGACTTTTCTGGTGAAGCTTTTGGTGTGGCTGTTAACCATGTAACTGGTTTGGTGTATGTTGCACAG agaggagagaatgtaGCAAAAGTACTCGTCTTTAACGTAGATGGAGACTTCATACAAGCTTGGAATACCACGACTTTAGAGATGCCCCATGGAATTTTCCTTGCTAATGCACATTCCAACCCTTCTGTCTGGATTACTGATGTTGGAACAG GACCATATGGCCATACAGTCAAGCAGTACACTCCTTCAGGGAAGCTCTTGCAGATTTTGGGCACACCAGGGAAAGCAGGGTCAGGTGTGAATCCACTTCAGTTCGACCAGCCAGCAGAAATCTTTGTCCATGCTTCTGGTGAAATATATATTGTGGATGGTGATGGAGGCATGAACAACCGTCTGATTAAATTATCACAAG ATCTACAGGTGGTCTGGGTGCATGGAGAGAAGGGCCAGGAGCTTGGACAGTTTTACATTCCCCATAGTGTAGCCGTGGATAGCTATCAGAGG GTATGGGTGGCTGATAGGGGAAACAAGAGAATCCAGGTGTTCAATTCAATAACAGGAGACTGGCTTGGTACATGGGGAAGCTGCTTTAGTGAAGATGGACCTTACTCAGTTAG GCAAACTTCAAATCAGAAGTATTTTGTCGTGGTTCTTCTGAACAGTAGTCAGATCACTCTGCTGGAAGCTCCTCCGATTGGAGGGATCGGTCAGTGTCATGTTGTCAGTGTTATCCAGTTGGCAGATGATGTGAAGCCCCACCTGGTTGATATCAACCTCAAAACAGGAGCATTATATGTGGCAGAAATTGGTGCTCAGCAGGTTCAAAAGTTTGTGCCTTACACTCTAGATGGGAACACTGGAACTCATTTCAGGGCATGA
- the si:dkeyp-69c1.9 gene encoding uncharacterized protein si:dkeyp-69c1.9 isoform X1, translated as MTWYKNAQDSIWHGERPAVAGLLLYPDKKEKMETTSERAFCPRPVAERQQRTEKKNMLQSSIQLEGEHSFTTTHREDFRVEDFQPYSPLALRQKTPRWERRGMTKEMEHVTFYQQDFPPPLHTLRKATPAVPHPDNLGINPSLRGEFLTIQKETYPGWAVTEASRPHQRHILSPGTPPPGGHEVKTPARTEENIPHTGSKAPQSKTVSVQT; from the exons ATGACTTGG tataaaaatGCCCAGGACTCAATTTGGCACGGAGAACGCCCTGCTGTGGCTG GTCTGCTGCTCTATCCTGACAAGAAGGAGAAGATGGAGACCACAAGCGAGAGGGCTTTCTGTCCGAGACCTGTCGCAGAGAGGCAGCAGAGGACAGAGAAGAAGAACATGCTTCAGTCCAGCATCCAGCTTGAAG GTGAGCACAGCTTCACGACAACTCACCGTGAGGATTTCCGGGTCGAGGACTTCCAGCCGTATTCACCTCTAGCGTTACGGCAGAAAACGCcaagatgggagaggagaggcatgACAAAGGAAATGGAGCATGTCACCTTTTATCAGCAGGACTTTCCACCCCCTCTGCACACACTTCGAAAGGCAACCCCTGCGGTTCCCCACCCTGATAACCTTGGCATAAACCCCTCTCTCAG GGGTGAGTTCCTAACGATCCAAAAGGAGACTTACCCTGGTTGGGCCGTAACGGAGGCCAGCAGACCACACCAGAGGCACATACTCAGTCCTGGCACTCCACCTCCTGGTGGACATGAG GTCAAGACACCCGCTCGGACAGAAGAGAATATTCCACACACAGGATCGAAGGCTCCACAGAGCAAAACTGTCAGTGTGCAAACATGA
- the c1qb gene encoding complement C1q subcomponent subunit B, translated as MMNTNIFYFLNCATCSSGKANVTHSDHFGLRGTKTTAAFHFQHIFYTNKSRAAGPEMACPFRLCASAAVTVSILLCLVAPSVADTCSGSRGYPGVPGIPGTHGSPGKDGLKGEKGDPGESGHWLKGPKGNMGPPGPPGRPGVQGDPGIPGLPGPEGPKGERGSPTSSSVPFFSRKNPPMSRSPGKVPVRFESTYVVSDEPLTPEQTGVALDKGVFTCRRKGLYYFTYHVTSMTLICLNIMRKEKGQEEWEAILELCDSSQGYLVTSGSVLLELNKDDEVSLQPPDTYKIDGKPSAESTFSGFLVF; from the exons atgatgaacacaaatattttttatttcctcAATTGTGCAACATGTTCTTCTGGTAAAGCAAATGTTACCCACAGTGACCATTTTGGTTTGAGAGGAACTAAGACTACGGCagcttttcattttcaacacatCTTCTACACCAACAAAAGCAGAGCTGCAGGACCAGAAATG GCTTGTCCTTTCAGGCTGTGCGCGAGCGCAGCAGTGACTGTAAGCATCCTGTTATGTTTAGTGGCACCGTCTGTGGCAGACACATGCAGTGGCTCCCGGGGCTATCCAGGCGTGCCTGGCATCCCTGGGACTCATGGAAGTCCTGGAAAAGACGGCCtaaagggagagaagggagatccTG GGGAGAGTGGCCACTGGTTGAAAGGCCCAAAGGGCAATATGGGCCCACCGGGACCCCCGGGGAGACCAGGCGTGCAGGGCGATCCGGGGATCCCAGGCCTACCAGGCCCTGAGGGGCcgaagggggagagggggagtccCACTAGCAGCAGCGTGCCCTTCTTCTCCCGCAAGAATCCACCTATGTCCAGATCTCCGGGGAAGGTCCCCGTTCGCTTTGAGTCGACCTACGTCGTCTCAGATGAACCCTTGACCCCGGAGCAGACTGGAGTGGCACTGGACAagggtgtgtttacatgcagaaGGAAAGGGCTTTACTACTTCACCTATCACGTGACTTCGATGACGCTCATCTGCCTGAACATCATGAGGAAGGAGAAAGGGCAGGAAGAATGGGAGGCCATTTTGGAGTTGTGTGATTCCTCGCAAGGCTATCTGGTAACCTCAGGGTCTGTGCTTCTAGAACTGAATAAGGATGATGAGGTCTCTTTACAGCCACCTGATACTTACAAAATAGATGGCAAGCCTTCTGCAGAAAGCACCTTTTCAGGCTTTCTGGTTTTCTAA